From Selenihalanaerobacter shriftii, a single genomic window includes:
- the trxA gene encoding thioredoxin — protein MAGENVIELNGDNFEEEVLETDKKVLVDFWAPWCGPCKQIAPIVEELADEYADEIKVGKVNVDNNQSLAANYGVMSIPTLLLFKDGEVANQQVGFVGKDALKDFING, from the coding sequence ATGGCAGGAGAAAATGTAATTGAATTAAATGGAGATAATTTTGAAGAAGAGGTGCTAGAAACTGATAAAAAAGTATTAGTTGATTTTTGGGCACCTTGGTGTGGTCCTTGTAAACAAATAGCACCTATCGTTGAAGAATTAGCAGATGAATATGCAGATGAAATAAAGGTAGGAAAGGTAAATGTTGATAACAATCAAAGTTTGGCTGCTAATTATGGAGTAATGAGTATTCCTACTTTACTTTTATTTAAAGATGGAGAAGTAGCGAATCAGCAAGTAGGATTTGTTGGTAAAGATGCATTGAAGGACTTTATTAATGGTTAG
- a CDS encoding rhodanese-like domain-containing protein, producing MQNKFIIILLIALVVFVIFKSFSMTRNKGYESISVTEAKEMITKEKDVVVVDVRKPHEFNDGHISGAKSIPLSQLKDKYKSLDSNKKIIMVCTAGVRSARGSKLLVQQGFDKVYNLSGGMLAWNKL from the coding sequence ATGCAGAACAAATTTATAATTATATTATTAATTGCATTAGTTGTTTTTGTAATTTTTAAATCATTTTCAATGACAAGAAATAAAGGGTACGAATCTATTTCAGTTACTGAAGCTAAGGAAATGATTACAAAAGAAAAAGATGTAGTAGTGGTTGATGTTAGAAAACCGCATGAGTTTAATGATGGACACATTTCAGGAGCAAAATCAATTCCTTTAAGTCAACTTAAGGACAAATATAAGTCACTTGACTCTAATAAGAAGATTATTATGGTTTGTACAGCTGGGGTTCGTAGTGCTAGAGGTAGTAAGCTTTTAGTTCAGCAAGGTTTTGATAAAGTTTATAATCTGTCTGGTGGAATGTTAGCGTGGAATAAGTTATAA
- a CDS encoding DMT family transporter, protein MPDIIFLVIALIAGVSMAIQGSLNSVLGKIAGLWEATFVVHIIATILVAIIIFILNLDKGDFTNLVNAPWYTYLGGALNVIILYGVVISIPQLGVANATTAIIVGQVTTAVIIDHFGFWGLDSVAFHWIKLVGVGLLAFGARLLLSTR, encoded by the coding sequence ATGCCAGATATTATTTTTTTAGTAATTGCCTTAATAGCTGGAGTATCTATGGCTATTCAGGGTTCATTAAATTCAGTTTTAGGTAAAATAGCTGGATTATGGGAGGCTACATTTGTTGTTCATATAATAGCTACTATTTTAGTAGCTATTATCATCTTCATACTAAACTTAGATAAAGGTGATTTTACTAATTTAGTAAATGCTCCTTGGTATACTTATTTAGGTGGTGCCTTGAATGTAATTATTCTTTATGGAGTGGTGATTAGTATTCCACAATTGGGAGTAGCTAATGCTACTACCGCTATCATTGTAGGGCAGGTAACTACTGCCGTAATTATTGATCATTTTGGATTTTGGGGTTTGGATTCAGTTGCATTTCACTGGATTAAGTTAGTAGGAGTAGGTTTATTAGCCTTCGGGGCACGTTTATTATTAAGCACTAGATAA